GATCGCGAAGGGATATTCGCTGCGAATATAGACATAGCCGTGATCGGCCCCCACGGCATGCCCGGCAATCGCCATCCCTTCGATCAGGCAGAAGGGATCGCCCTCCATCAGCATCCGGTCGGCAAAAGTCCCGCTGTCCCCTTCATCGGCATTGCAGACGATGAATTTCGCGTCCGAAACCGCATCCAGCACGGTCTGCCATTTGATCCCGGTTGGGAAACCTGCCCCGCCACGTCCGCGTAATCCCGAAGCCTTGACCGCATCGACCACCGCCTGAGGTGGGATCGCCCGCGCCGCGTCCAGCCCGCGCCAGCCGCCATGCGCGGCATAATCCTCCGGACAGAGCGGATCGATCACCCCGCAGCGCGCAAAGGTGAACCGCTGCTGTCCCGCGAAGAAAGGCAGTGCCGACACATCGCCCAACCGCGCCGCATGGCTTCCATCCAGCACCGCCGCAACATCGCCCGGCTCTACCGGTCCGAACCCGACCCTCGCGCCATTCTGCTCGACCTCCACCAGCGGTTCGATGGAAAACAGGCCCCGGCTCCCGGTCCGGATCACCTCACACCCCGCTGCTTCGAAGGCCTGCGCCACCTCATCTGCGCCCAGAGCGACCGAAGCCATGTCCCGGCTCACAAAGACCCGCGTCATGCCGAAACCTCCTGCACGATCCGTTCCAGCGCGGCTGCATCGATCCGCGCGATCGGCCGCCCGTCGACCAGAGCGTTCGGCCCGATCGCGCACAACCCCAGACAATAAACCGGCTCCAGCGTCACCTGTCCGTCGCGCCGGGTCTCACCCATGGCGACGCCCAATCGTGCGGTGGCCTCTGCCTCCATCGCAGCTCCCCCCCGGGCCTGACAGCTTTCCGCCCGGCACAGCTTCACGACATGCCGCCCCGCAGGCGCCCGCCGGAAATCATGGTAGAACGTCACGACCCCATGCACATCGGCGCGGCTCAGGTTCAGCGCCCGGGCAATCGCAGGCACCGCCGGGTCATCGACATAGCCTATCTCTTCCTGCAACCAGTGCAGCAGCGGCAACAGCCTGTCGCGCGTCCGTCCATGCACGCGCGTCCAATCCTCGATCAACCGTGTCGCTTCGTCGACGGCCTTATCCTGTTTCATCCGCTTTCGTTCTTCCGACGCTTTTTCCCGTGCGCCATGCTGCGCGCCGGAAGGCCCTGCGTCAAATCGAAGCCAATCATGTTTGATAGAAACAGTCTATCAAACATGATTGTACGGATCAGCTCTCGACCGTGACGATCATCCCTTCCCGCACCGCCACCGGCCAGGGCGTCAACCCCGCCCCGGCGCAAGGTCCACCAACGCAGGCGCCATCGCCGATGGCGAACAGCGCGCCATGCCAACTGCAGGTGATCAGATCGCCTCCGGGCGTCAGATAGTCGTCCAGCCGCTGGGCCAGGGGCAACCCCATATGCGGGCAACGATCCACATAGCCTCGCACCTTTTCCCCGTGACGCACAACGAAGCCATGGAAGCGCCCCGCCCGCATCTGGATCACGAAGTTGCGCGCCTTGCCATCCGCAATGCTGTTAAGCGGCGCGAGACGCACCCCCGCCGGCGTGGCGCTCAGCCGCGCCTCGTCGCTCATCGCGCCGGCTCGATCACTGCACGGCACTCGCCAAAGCCGATGGAGACATAGCCATCCGCTCGCGCCACCGCCTTCAGCGCCAACTCGTCACCATCCTCCAGGAAGGCACGTTCCTCTCCAGTCGGCAGGCCGACCTTCGCCTTGCCGCCCTCGGTCAGTTCCATCAGGCTGCCATAGCCGTCCCGCGTCGGCGCCGACAAAGTCCCCGTCCCCAGCAGATCGCCGGGATTGAGGTTGCAGCCATTGGAGGCATGGTGCGTCACGATCTGCTGCGCGGTCCAGTACATGCTGGAAGCTGGTCCCTGCGACAGGCGCAGCGGTGTCATCCCCTGCTCCCGCATTGCCGCACTGGACAGCGTGACCTCCAGATCGATGGACAGCGCGCCCCGTGCCTGATCCTGCTCGTCCCACAGATAGGGCAAAGGCTGCGGATCGCCTTCCGGCCGTGCGGGCTGGGCGATGCGGAAGGGGGCCATAGCTTCCGCGGTCACCACCCAGGGCGAAATGGTCGAGTGGAAATTCTTGGCGAGAAACGGTCCCAACGGCACATATTCCCAGGCCTGAAAGTCACGCGCCGACCAGTCGTTCAGCAGACAGAAGCCCGCAATATGATCGGCGGCCTCGGCAATCGGCACTGCCTCGCCCAAGGCGTTGCCCGCGCCGATCCAGATGCCCAACTCCAGTTCATAATCCAGCCGCTGGCTCGGCCCGACCGTGGGCATGTCCGCGTCGGGCGCCTTGCGCTGTCCCTTCGGTCGCACCACTGACACGCCCGAAGGCCGGATGGACGACGCCCGCCCATGATAGCCGATCGGCACATATTTATAATTGGGCAGCAGCGGATTATCGGGCCGGAACAGCTTGCCGATATTGGTGGCGTGATGAATGCCGACATAGAAGTCGGTATAATCGCCGATCGCGGCAGGCAGGTGCAGGGCGCAATCCGCTGCTCGATGGAGCAGCGGTTCCACCATCGTCCGCTGCGCCTTATCACTCAGCAAACCGCTCAAACGCCGCCGCAGCGCGACCCGATCCTGCGCCGGCAGAGCCATCAGCGCATTGAGTATGCGCCCGCCCAGAACCGCTGACGCCGCTTCCGGCAGGAGCCCGGCTTCCGCCGCACCCTTCAGGTCCAATATCCAGTCGCCGATCGCCACCCCGACGCGCGCCTCCCCCTCTGCGGGTGAGAAAATCCCGTAAGGCAGGTTCTGCACCGGAAAGTCGGGATGCCCATCGGCTCCCTCGACCCAGCTCGACCGCACCGGATCATGGGTTTCGTCAATCTGCGGAAAAGTCACGCCTCATTCCCCTTCGGCAATTGCGCTTTTTGAAAACCGGACCAGCAATCGTCATAATCAAGCTGGCAAAGCGGCGTTTCCACCGCGAAGCGCGTCGGATGGAAGGTAAAGCGGCTCTCGAACATGAAAGCCATGGTATCCGCGATTCGATGCGGCTTCAGCTCTGCCTCTACAGCGCCTTCATAACTGGCCTTGTCCGGCCCATGCCCTGCCATGCAATTGTGCAGGGAGGCGCCGCCCGGCGCGAAGCCGCCCGCCTTGGCATCATAGACACCATGGATCAGGCCCATAAACTCGCTCATCACATTGCGGTGAAACCATGGCGGCCGGAATGTATCCTCCGCCACCATCCAGCGCGGCGGGAAAATCACAAAATCGCAATTGGCCGTCCCCGCCCGTTCGCTGGGGGAGGTCAACACCGTGAAGATCGACGGATCAGGATGATCGTAGCTGACCGTGTTCATCGTGTTGAACCGTCGCAGATCATAGCGGCAGGGCGCCAGATTGCCATGCCATGCGACCACGTCGAAGGGCGAATGGTCCTGTGCTGTCACCCATAGCTGCCCGCTGAACTTCTGGACGATCTCATGCGGCGCGTCATCATCCTCGAACCACGCGGCCGGCGTTTCGAAATCGCGCGGATTGGCGAGGCCGTTGGAGCCAATCGGCCCCAGATCGGGTAATCGAAACAAGGCTCCGTAATTTTCACAGATATAGCCCCGTGCCGTCCCGTCGGGCAGTTCCACCTTGAACCGCACACCGCGCGGAATCAGCGCGATCTGCTCCGGCTCAACCTCCAGCAGGCCCATTTCCGTGACGATCCGCAAGGCACCCTGCTGCGGCACGATCAGCAACTCGCCATCGGCATTGGTGAAGGCCCGCCGTTCCATGGACCTGTTCGCGGCATAGAGATGGACGGCCAGTCCTTCCCCTGCTGCCGGATCGCCCGCCCCACAATAGCTGACCAGTCCGTCGACGAAATCCGTCGGCTGTTCCGGCATCGGCATCGGGTCCCAGCGCAGCCGGTTTGGCGTCGGCGGTACTTCGTTGAACGGCCCGCTCCTCAGCAGGGTCGCGGACGAATAAGGCCGATAGGCAGGATGGTTGGCCGCTGGACGCAACCGATAGAGCCAACTCCGCCGATTTTCTACGCGCGGCGCGGTAAAGGCCGTGCCGGAAAGCTGCTCGGCATAGAGCCCGAAGGGCACATGCTGCGGCGAATTGCGACCGGCCGGCAGCGCGCCCGCCACCGCCTCCGTCGCGAAATGATTGCCGAACCCCGCCATCATCGCACGATCTTTTCGATTTTCCATATTCCCGGCGGCTCCAGATGGTATCAATTGTTACCTCTATAGCAGTTTGCGAATGAGGTATCAAATGTTACTATCTAGCATGGCCGCAAAAACCCTTCGCCTCGATCATTTTCTGCCCTATCGGCTGTCCTTCACCACGGGGCTGCTCAGCGACAGCATCGCGCAAAGCTATGAGGCGCTGTTTGGCATCAACATTCCCGAATGGCGGGTCATCGCGTGGGTCGCGGAACAAGGCAGCATCACCCAGCACCATATCTGCGCCCAGACCCGCATGGACAAGGTGACGGTCAGCCGCGCCGCCATCGCGCTGACGGAACGGGGCCTGCTCCAGCGCCTGCCCAATCCGGAGGATCGCCGCTCCCACCTCCTGGCGCTCACGGCGAAGGGGCAGCTACTCCATGCCGCCATCGCGCCCAAGGCGCTGGAACTGGAAAGCCGCGTTTTTTCGCATTTCAGCGAGGCGGAGGTCGATGCCTTCCTGTCCATGTTGCGCCGGATCGACGCGATTGTGCTGGGGGAAGAGCGTGACGGCTAAGGGTCTCAGCCACTCATTCGCCCGGCAATATCGCGCGCGACGGCCGCCACCGCCTGAGCCAATGGCCCCAGCGGCGCCCGATCCGACACGATCACGCCGATCCGGCTGCCCTCATCCGTATCGGGCAGAGCAAAGGTCCGCACCCAATCCAACCCGTCCAGCAGCATCGCATGACGGTCCGGCACGATCGAACAGAGGCGCCCTTGCCGAACCAGTGCAAACAGCGCGACATAGCTGTCCGCCGTTACCACCGGCCGCAAAGCCAGTTCGCGCCCGCCCAGCCGCGCGTCCAATATTCGCCGGTTCTGCATCCCCTGATGCAAAAGACAAAGGGGCAGCCGCGCCACATCCTCCCAATCCAGCGCCCGCTCTTCATCCAGCACGCCGCGTGCTGCTACCAGCATGTAGCGCTCAACATAGAGCGGTACGGCCAACACATGGGAAGGCGGCTCGAAATCCAGATAGGTGAGCCCCGCGTCCAGTTCGAAGGCCGCCAGTTCCCGCTCGATCTGGCGTGAGGTCAACGCCCTGACCGAGATGTTCAGCCCCGGATGCCGCTCCAGCAGCGCCTCAACCAGAAAGCCGATGGCGGGCATCGCCGCCGGGATCGCACCCAGCCGCAATTCGCCCTGCAACGGTCCCTTGGCGACCGCCGCTGCCTGCATCAGATTGTCCGCCGCTGCGACCAGTTGCCGCGCCCAGGGCAGGATCGCGCGCCCCTCCTCCGTCAGCCCGCCATAACGCCGGTTGCGCTGAATCAGCCGCTTGCCCAGTTGCGCCTCCAGCGCGGAAATGCCCGCCGACAGGGTCGGCTGCGACACATGGCACGCCGCTGCCGCTCGCGCGAAATGTCCTTCGCGCTCCAGCGCGAGGAAATATTGAAGAAGGCGGGTCTGCACAGGCTTTGTTCTTTCTTCCGGCGCTGATAAGGCAAAGCAGCGCGCCATGGAACCCGGCTCTGGACGTCCGGGCATAGGCCTACTATATACCGTTCGGTATGAAATCACAGACGCAGACAATAAGGGGCCGCCCGCGGGAGTTCGATCCTGAAGAAGCGCTGAGCGCTGCGCTGACCGTTTTCTGGCGCCGTGGCTACGAAGGCGCCTCCATGGCCGAACTGACGGAGGCCATGGGGATCACCAAGCCCAGCCTCTATGCCTGTTTCGGCAACAAGGAATCCTTGTTTCGCAAGGCGCTCGACCTCTATGAGCGCGACAAGCTCTGCTACATGAAATCCGCGCTGGACGCACCCACTGCCAAGGGGGTTGCCGAACGGCTGCTGCGCGGATCGCTCGCGATCCAGACCGGCACGACCGACCCTCATGGCTGCCTGGGCGTCATCAGCACGGTTGCCTGCACCGCCCAGGCAGAATCGATCCGCGACGATGTCATCGCCCGCCGCGCCTCTTCCGACGCAGCGCTGGCCCAACGGTTCGAACGTGCCCGCGCCGAGGGTGACTTTCCCGAGGCCATCGATCCGCAGGCGCTCGTCACCTATCTCTCCACCATCATGCAGGGCATGGCCGTACAGGCTGGCGCGGGCACGGCGCGCGACAAGCTGGAGCAACTGATAGAGACGACCTTGGCCGTCTGGCCCGGAAAATGACGGAAAAGCTCGTTTTTTCGGATTAAATACAGAAAAGTACCAATCGGTACAAAAATATCGTTGACCCATTCATTGCCTCATATTATATACCAATCAGTATTGAATAGACCCTGCTCCATGAAGGGGTTCAAGATGCCGACATTTCTCAATTCCTGTCGTCGCTGACGATATGAAGCGGCTTCCCCAACGGGGCGCTGCGACCCGACTATTCATGCTTCCGCTCATCAGGCTGCGCGGTGCAGAGTTTTTTCACGTTCGGCCGGGATGGCTTGCAGCGGACGGTGACCCGCCGGCCCGCCTCCACGGCCCTGCGTCCGTAACAGGGAATTTACCATGGCATTTTTGCAACTTGCCACGCGTGCCGAAGATGGTGGAACGATCGGCGCTGCAAAGGCGGCCACTTCCGGTTTCGCGCCCAGCGAATGGCAGATCATCCGGCTTGCGCGCAAGGACGGGCTGTCGTCCCTGCGTCCACCCAGCCGCTGGGATCGGCTGAAGACCAGGATTTTCGGCGAAGGCATCAATCCGCGTCTCACCGACAAACGGATGGAAAGTCTGCGCCACCTTTCGGTCGATGCCTGGCATCGCGGCTACACCGTCCGCCCATCCTCGCTGAGAGCCTTTCTCAAGGCGGGGTTCAACGAAGGCCAGCTTGAAACGCTGCTGGCCACCATCAGTGCGCAAAGACGTAAATAGTTTCTCGAAGGCAGGTCGACCAATTTCGCCCGCAGAAAGCAGAAAGAAGGTCGAACGACTCATTGCCGAAGGTTACAACTTCCCCATGTTCACGTCGCGAACTGGCGGGGTAGTAACCATGAACGGAGCTGAGACACTCGTTTCCACGCTTGTCGATCAGGGCGTCGATATTTGCTTCGCCAATCCGGGCACGTCGGAAATGCATTTTCTGGCGGCACTCGAAAATCCACGCATGCGGCCGGTGCTGTGCCTGTTCGAAGGCGTGGCGACGGGCGCAGCGGACGGCTGGTACCGGATGAAGGACAGCCCCGCTTCCACCCTGCTTCATCTGGGACCGGGGCTGGCCAATGGACTGGCGAACATTCACAACGCCCGGCGCGCTTCGTCCGGCATGGTCAACATCGTCGGCGAGCATTCGGGAGCGCACCTGCAATATGATCCGCCGCTCAAGTCCGACATTGAAGGACTGGCCCGACCGCTCAGCCATTGGGTTCGGCGCGCGGATTCGGCCCGCTCCATCGCCTGGGATGCGGCGGCGGCGATTGCCAAGGGGTTCGAACATCCCGGCAGGATCGCCACGTTGATCCTGCCGGGCGACAACTCCTGGCAGGACGCCGGGGAGCCGGTGCCGCTGCCACCGTTGCAAAAGGCCGCGCGCAAAGTGCCTTCGCAGACCAGGATTGACCATGTGGCGCAGGTTCTTCGCTCCGGCGAACCGACGCTCATCATCCTGGCGAACAAGGCGACGCGCGGGCGAGCGCTTGAACTGGCGGGCACTGTCGCAGCGGCAACGGGGGCACGGCTCGGCTCCCAATTTTTCACGGCGCGGATAGCGCGCGGTGCAGGCCGGGTAGCGCTTGAGCGCATCCCCTATGCCGTGGCGCTGGCGACGAAATTTCTGGAGGGCTTCCGGCATCTCATCACGGTGGAGACCAGCGAACCGGTGGCCTTCTTCAGCTATCCCGACAAGCCCAGCCTGATGAAGCAGGAAGGCACACTGGTCCATCCGCTGGTCGAGGCGGACGAGGACAGTGCGCTGGCGCTGGAGATGCTGATCGACGCGCTGGGGGCGAAAGGGATCGCGCCGATCATCCAGCCGCGGGTGGAAACGCCGGTCCCGACTGGCGCGCTCAACCCTGCGAGCATTGCCCATGCGCTGGCGGCGGCGATGCCCGAACATTGCATATTGGTCGATGAATCGCTGACGACAGGGCGTGAATCCATGGCACTGACCCTTGGCGCCCTGCCTCATGACCTGATCAACAATATGGGCGGGTCGATCGGTTATTCGACGCCGGTGGCGACGGGTGCCGCACTCGCCTGCCCGGATCGGCGTGTCTTCTGCATGGTCGGCGACGGCAGTGCCATGTACACGATCCAGTCGCTCTGGACCCAGGCCCGCGAAGGTCTGGACATCACGACGATCATCTTCGCCAACAACAGCTATGCGATACTGAAGGCCGAATATGCCAATATGGGCGCGGGCACGCCCGGCGAGCGGGCGCTGTCGATGATTGACATCGACCGTCCCCGGATCGACTGGCAGGCGATGGCGAAGAGCATGGGCGTACCGGCCGTTGCAGTCGAAACGGCGGAGGATTTCACGCGGGCCATGATCGCTTCGGTCAAGGAACCGGGACCGCAATTGATCGAGGTCAGACTTTGATTGATCGTTCCGCTATCGCCGGTGGCTATCGTGGTTCGGCCAGGCTAGGGCCGATGCACCGATCCCACCCGAAAGCTTCTGCATGACCTCTTCCGTCGACCTCTCCATCCGCCTACGCCGCGCTGATTTCAACCGCGCGCTGGCGGAGGCGGACCTGAACGCCATCGGGCCGATCCTTGCTCCCGATGCCGTCCTTGTCACCGGAACGGACAGTGCCGTAATCGCCGGACGAAAGGCGCAGTTGCTGGCCTGGAAGCGCGAATTCAACGCGCCGGAACGGACCATCTATACCCGTACACCAGAGACGGTCGTGGCGTCGCCGGTTGAACCGATCGCCTTGGAGCATGGCCGCTGGGAGGGTGTCGCCGCCGGTTCCGGGCAGTTCCTCGCCTCCGGCAGCTACACCGCCAAATGG
This window of the Sphingobium sp. EM0848 genome carries:
- a CDS encoding LysR family transcriptional regulator; this encodes MQTRLLQYFLALEREGHFARAAAACHVSQPTLSAGISALEAQLGKRLIQRNRRYGGLTEEGRAILPWARQLVAAADNLMQAAAVAKGPLQGELRLGAIPAAMPAIGFLVEALLERHPGLNISVRALTSRQIERELAAFELDAGLTYLDFEPPSHVLAVPLYVERYMLVAARGVLDEERALDWEDVARLPLCLLHQGMQNRRILDARLGGRELALRPVVTADSYVALFALVRQGRLCSIVPDRHAMLLDGLDWVRTFALPDTDEGSRIGVIVSDRAPLGPLAQAVAAVARDIAGRMSG
- the fahA gene encoding fumarylacetoacetase produces the protein MTFPQIDETHDPVRSSWVEGADGHPDFPVQNLPYGIFSPAEGEARVGVAIGDWILDLKGAAEAGLLPEAASAVLGGRILNALMALPAQDRVALRRRLSGLLSDKAQRTMVEPLLHRAADCALHLPAAIGDYTDFYVGIHHATNIGKLFRPDNPLLPNYKYVPIGYHGRASSIRPSGVSVVRPKGQRKAPDADMPTVGPSQRLDYELELGIWIGAGNALGEAVPIAEAADHIAGFCLLNDWSARDFQAWEYVPLGPFLAKNFHSTISPWVVTAEAMAPFRIAQPARPEGDPQPLPYLWDEQDQARGALSIDLEVTLSSAAMREQGMTPLRLSQGPASSMYWTAQQIVTHHASNGCNLNPGDLLGTGTLSAPTRDGYGSLMELTEGGKAKVGLPTGEERAFLEDGDELALKAVARADGYVSIGFGECRAVIEPAR
- a CDS encoding formate dehydrogenase subunit gamma gives rise to the protein MKQDKAVDEATRLIEDWTRVHGRTRDRLLPLLHWLQEEIGYVDDPAVPAIARALNLSRADVHGVVTFYHDFRRAPAGRHVVKLCRAESCQARGGAAMEAEATARLGVAMGETRRDGQVTLEPVYCLGLCAIGPNALVDGRPIARIDAAALERIVQEVSA
- a CDS encoding acetolactate synthase large subunit, coding for MNGAETLVSTLVDQGVDICFANPGTSEMHFLAALENPRMRPVLCLFEGVATGAADGWYRMKDSPASTLLHLGPGLANGLANIHNARRASSGMVNIVGEHSGAHLQYDPPLKSDIEGLARPLSHWVRRADSARSIAWDAAAAIAKGFEHPGRIATLILPGDNSWQDAGEPVPLPPLQKAARKVPSQTRIDHVAQVLRSGEPTLIILANKATRGRALELAGTVAAATGARLGSQFFTARIARGAGRVALERIPYAVALATKFLEGFRHLITVETSEPVAFFSYPDKPSLMKQEGTLVHPLVEADEDSALALEMLIDALGAKGIAPIIQPRVETPVPTGALNPASIAHALAAAMPEHCILVDESLTTGRESMALTLGALPHDLINNMGGSIGYSTPVATGAALACPDRRVFCMVGDGSAMYTIQSLWTQAREGLDITTIIFANNSYAILKAEYANMGAGTPGERALSMIDIDRPRIDWQAMAKSMGVPAVAVETAEDFTRAMIASVKEPGPQLIEVRL
- a CDS encoding Rieske (2Fe-2S) protein, coding for MSDEARLSATPAGVRLAPLNSIADGKARNFVIQMRAGRFHGFVVRHGEKVRGYVDRCPHMGLPLAQRLDDYLTPGGDLITCSWHGALFAIGDGACVGGPCAGAGLTPWPVAVREGMIVTVES
- a CDS encoding MarR family winged helix-turn-helix transcriptional regulator codes for the protein MAAKTLRLDHFLPYRLSFTTGLLSDSIAQSYEALFGINIPEWRVIAWVAEQGSITQHHICAQTRMDKVTVSRAAIALTERGLLQRLPNPEDRRSHLLALTAKGQLLHAAIAPKALELESRVFSHFSEAEVDAFLSMLRRIDAIVLGEERDG
- a CDS encoding TetR/AcrR family transcriptional regulator, translated to MKSQTQTIRGRPREFDPEEALSAALTVFWRRGYEGASMAELTEAMGITKPSLYACFGNKESLFRKALDLYERDKLCYMKSALDAPTAKGVAERLLRGSLAIQTGTTDPHGCLGVISTVACTAQAESIRDDVIARRASSDAALAQRFERARAEGDFPEAIDPQALVTYLSTIMQGMAVQAGAGTARDKLEQLIETTLAVWPGK
- the hmgA gene encoding homogentisate 1,2-dioxygenase, with protein sequence MAGFGNHFATEAVAGALPAGRNSPQHVPFGLYAEQLSGTAFTAPRVENRRSWLYRLRPAANHPAYRPYSSATLLRSGPFNEVPPTPNRLRWDPMPMPEQPTDFVDGLVSYCGAGDPAAGEGLAVHLYAANRSMERRAFTNADGELLIVPQQGALRIVTEMGLLEVEPEQIALIPRGVRFKVELPDGTARGYICENYGALFRLPDLGPIGSNGLANPRDFETPAAWFEDDDAPHEIVQKFSGQLWVTAQDHSPFDVVAWHGNLAPCRYDLRRFNTMNTVSYDHPDPSIFTVLTSPSERAGTANCDFVIFPPRWMVAEDTFRPPWFHRNVMSEFMGLIHGVYDAKAGGFAPGGASLHNCMAGHGPDKASYEGAVEAELKPHRIADTMAFMFESRFTFHPTRFAVETPLCQLDYDDCWSGFQKAQLPKGNEA
- a CDS encoding nuclear transport factor 2 family protein; the protein is MTSSVDLSIRLRRADFNRALAEADLNAIGPILAPDAVLVTGTDSAVIAGRKAQLLAWKREFNAPERTIYTRTPETVVASPVEPIALEHGRWEGVAAGSGQFLASGSYTAKWRQTGAYWVIEAEIYLTLA